A genomic window from Nocardioides rotundus includes:
- a CDS encoding Gfo/Idh/MocA family protein, protein MSSDAPAPVRWGILATGKISTSFVRDLALTPGAELAAVGSRRRESAEAFAAEHGVARAYGSYAELVEDPEVDVVYIGTPHTLHLDDARLAFEAGKHVLCEKPLAMNLAEAEEMVALARQHDRFLMEAMWTATHPVVRELVDGFAAGRFGEPRQVHADLGFVVDESASARMVDPELGAGALLDMGIYPLTLAHLVLGPAEELTAVASLSPEGYDTDVAIAGRYAGGAVAALTCSMTSWSPRTASIATTTGRLDLPSGFHHPAYALWTPQEGDPVRLEGAEPVIGRGYGNEAAEVQRCLRAGLRESPLVPHEQTLTLIRQLDELRGHLGVRYPSDRAG, encoded by the coding sequence ATGAGCAGCGACGCGCCCGCCCCGGTCCGCTGGGGGATCCTGGCCACCGGCAAGATCTCCACCTCCTTCGTCCGCGACCTGGCGCTCACCCCCGGCGCTGAGCTCGCCGCGGTCGGGTCGCGCCGGAGGGAGTCGGCTGAGGCGTTCGCCGCCGAGCACGGGGTGGCCCGCGCCTACGGCTCCTACGCCGAGCTGGTCGAGGACCCCGAGGTCGACGTGGTCTATATCGGTACGCCGCACACGCTGCACCTCGACGACGCCCGGCTGGCCTTCGAGGCGGGCAAGCACGTCCTGTGCGAGAAGCCGCTCGCGATGAACCTCGCCGAGGCCGAGGAGATGGTCGCCCTCGCCCGCCAGCACGACCGCTTCCTGATGGAGGCGATGTGGACCGCCACCCACCCGGTCGTCCGCGAGCTGGTGGACGGCTTCGCGGCGGGCCGCTTCGGCGAGCCCCGCCAGGTGCACGCGGACCTCGGGTTCGTGGTCGACGAGAGCGCGAGCGCGCGGATGGTCGACCCCGAGCTGGGCGCCGGCGCGCTGCTGGACATGGGGATCTACCCCCTCACCCTGGCGCACCTGGTCCTGGGGCCGGCCGAGGAGCTCACCGCGGTGGCGAGCCTCTCGCCGGAGGGCTACGACACCGACGTCGCCATCGCCGGCCGGTACGCCGGCGGGGCGGTGGCCGCCCTCACCTGCTCGATGACCTCCTGGAGCCCGCGGACCGCGAGCATCGCCACCACCACCGGCCGCCTGGACCTGCCCTCGGGCTTCCACCACCCGGCGTACGCCCTGTGGACCCCGCAGGAGGGCGATCCGGTGCGGCTCGAGGGCGCCGAGCCGGTGATCGGGCGGGGATACGGCAACGAGGCGGCGGAGGTGCAGCGCTGCCTGCGCGCCGGACTGCGGGAGAGCCCGCTCGTCCCGCACGAGCAGACCCTCACCCTGATCCGGCAGCTCGACGAGCTGCGGGGACACCTCGGGGTGCGGTACCCCTCGGACCGGGCTGGCTAG
- a CDS encoding DUF3263 domain-containing protein, with the protein MDAANALSGSAGDSGLPELSDRDAEILEFERQWWKYAGAKEAAVREKFDMSSTRYYQVLNALIDRPEALEADPLLVRRLRRLRATRQRQRSARRLGFEV; encoded by the coding sequence ATGGATGCCGCGAACGCCCTGTCGGGCAGCGCCGGGGACTCCGGCCTGCCGGAGCTGTCGGACCGCGACGCCGAGATCTTGGAGTTCGAGCGTCAGTGGTGGAAGTACGCCGGCGCCAAGGAGGCGGCCGTGCGGGAGAAGTTCGACATGAGCTCCACGCGCTACTACCAGGTGCTCAACGCCCTCATCGACCGTCCCGAGGCGCTCGAGGCCGACCCGCTGCTCGTGCGGCGGCTGCGCCGGCTGCGTGCGACCCGGCAGCGCCAGCGGTCGGCCCGCCGGCTGGGCTTCGAGGTCTGA
- a CDS encoding alpha,alpha-trehalose-phosphate synthase (UDP-forming) has product MAKADLVIVANRLPVDRVVGGDGQPGWRRSPGGLVTALEPVMRANDGAWIGWPGGTETGLKPFKEDGLQLVPVSLSEEDVEEFYEGFSNGTLWPLFHDLVAKPEFHREWWDAYVRVNRRFAEKAADVATEGATVWVQDYQLLLVPQMLRELRPDLRIAIYLHIPFPPTELFQQLPWRRQLLEGMLGADLIGFQLPGGAANFVRLVRQRVGHKTHRDRVYLPDGRIVRAKAYPISIDVEGFEELARSESVQARAKEIREALGDPETIFLGIDRLDYTKGIYARLRAFGELLSEGDLEVGRAMFVQVATPSRERVEQYRILRDDIDRLVGRLNGDLGQIGRPAIVYMHTSYPREEMAALYLAADVMVVTPYRDGMNLVAKEYVACRFEGDGALVLSEFAGAAAELKQAWLVNPYDLNGMKAALLEAATADPKEIGRRMRAMRKTVTENDVKHWATTFLEDLTELGDGEALEVETAE; this is encoded by the coding sequence GTGGCCAAGGCTGACCTCGTCATCGTCGCCAACCGGCTCCCGGTGGACCGGGTGGTCGGGGGCGACGGCCAGCCCGGGTGGCGCCGCTCCCCCGGCGGCCTGGTGACCGCGCTCGAGCCGGTGATGCGGGCCAACGACGGCGCCTGGATCGGCTGGCCGGGCGGCACGGAGACGGGGCTGAAGCCCTTCAAGGAGGACGGGCTCCAGCTGGTGCCGGTCTCGCTGAGCGAGGAGGACGTCGAGGAGTTCTACGAGGGCTTCTCCAACGGCACGCTGTGGCCGCTCTTCCACGACCTGGTCGCCAAGCCGGAGTTCCACCGCGAGTGGTGGGACGCCTATGTCCGGGTCAACCGGCGGTTCGCGGAGAAGGCCGCCGACGTGGCCACGGAGGGCGCCACCGTCTGGGTGCAGGACTACCAGCTGCTGCTGGTGCCGCAGATGCTGCGCGAGCTGCGGCCGGACCTGCGGATCGCGATCTACCTGCACATCCCGTTCCCGCCCACCGAGCTGTTCCAGCAGCTCCCCTGGCGGCGGCAGCTGCTGGAGGGGATGCTCGGCGCCGACCTGATCGGCTTCCAGCTGCCCGGCGGCGCCGCCAACTTCGTCCGCCTGGTGCGCCAGCGGGTCGGCCACAAGACCCACCGCGACCGCGTCTATCTCCCCGACGGCCGGATCGTGCGGGCCAAGGCCTACCCCATCTCCATCGACGTGGAGGGCTTCGAGGAGCTGGCCCGCTCCGAGAGCGTCCAGGCGCGGGCGAAGGAGATCCGCGAGGCGCTGGGCGATCCGGAGACGATCTTCCTCGGCATCGACCGGCTCGACTACACCAAGGGCATCTACGCCCGGCTGCGCGCGTTCGGCGAGCTGCTCTCCGAGGGCGACCTGGAGGTCGGCCGCGCGATGTTCGTGCAGGTCGCGACCCCGAGCCGCGAGCGGGTCGAGCAGTACCGCATCCTGCGCGACGACATCGACCGGCTGGTGGGCCGGCTCAACGGCGACCTGGGGCAGATCGGCCGGCCGGCGATCGTCTACATGCACACCTCCTACCCGCGCGAGGAGATGGCCGCGCTCTACCTCGCCGCCGACGTGATGGTCGTGACGCCGTACCGCGACGGGATGAACCTGGTCGCCAAGGAGTACGTCGCCTGCCGCTTCGAGGGCGACGGCGCGCTCGTGCTCAGCGAGTTCGCCGGCGCGGCCGCGGAGCTGAAGCAGGCGTGGCTGGTGAACCCCTACGACCTCAACGGGATGAAGGCCGCGCTGCTGGAGGCCGCCACGGCGGACCCGAAGGAGATCGGCCGACGCATGCGCGCGATGCGCAAGACCGTGACCGAGAACGACGTGAAGCACTGGGCGACCACGTTCCTGGAGGACCTCACCGAGCTCGGCGACGGGGAGGCCCTGGAGGTCGAGACTGCGGAGTGA
- a CDS encoding MoaD/ThiS family protein, which produces MSVNVRIPTILRSYTSGEQEVSAEGATLGEVIDDLDGRFAGIKGRILDESGRLRRFVNVYVGEEDVRFLGELATPTPDGTEIAVIPAVAGG; this is translated from the coding sequence ATGAGCGTGAACGTGCGGATCCCCACCATCCTGCGCAGCTACACCTCCGGCGAGCAGGAGGTGAGCGCCGAGGGCGCCACCCTGGGCGAGGTGATCGACGATCTGGACGGCCGCTTCGCCGGGATCAAGGGCCGGATCCTGGACGAGAGCGGCCGGCTGCGCCGCTTCGTCAACGTCTATGTCGGCGAGGAGGACGTCCGCTTCCTCGGAGAGCTCGCCACCCCCACCCCCGACGGCACCGAGATCGCGGTGATCCCGGCCGTCGCCGGCGGCTGA
- a CDS encoding SGNH/GDSL hydrolase family protein produces the protein MSTSFWLRAGGTAGALGAIAGAGAWTAKTVLDRQAAHARHLIGKPLGEEALVADRTFGKEYGDPVELLLLGDSTAAGLGAEKPKQTLGARLSKRVVKRSERSVRLTTGARVGSESSMLMAQIEGLPRSYRPDVAVILVGGNDVTHRVPTTVAAKHLAEVIEELHDLGAEVVVGTCPDLRALEQVPQPLRSLASRASRQLAEAQRRTAIAHGAWAVSLADVVGPFFLTNPDEMFSLDGFHPSPSGYKRTAKALVPSVLAAMGAHDEELPFGHHAPWERAAQEAQE, from the coding sequence ATGAGCACGAGCTTCTGGCTGCGCGCCGGCGGGACCGCCGGTGCGCTGGGCGCGATCGCCGGCGCGGGTGCCTGGACGGCCAAGACGGTCCTGGACCGGCAGGCCGCGCATGCCCGGCACCTGATTGGCAAGCCCCTGGGCGAGGAGGCGCTGGTCGCCGACCGCACCTTCGGCAAGGAGTACGGCGACCCCGTCGAGCTCCTCCTGCTGGGCGACTCCACCGCGGCCGGCCTCGGCGCGGAGAAGCCCAAGCAGACGCTGGGCGCGCGGCTCTCCAAGCGGGTCGTGAAGCGGTCCGAGCGCTCCGTGCGGCTGACCACCGGGGCGCGCGTGGGGTCGGAGTCGTCGATGCTGATGGCGCAGATCGAGGGGCTGCCGCGCAGCTACCGCCCCGACGTCGCGGTGATCCTGGTCGGCGGCAACGACGTGACCCACCGGGTGCCGACCACGGTGGCGGCCAAGCACCTGGCCGAGGTGATCGAGGAGCTGCACGACCTCGGCGCCGAGGTCGTCGTCGGGACCTGCCCGGACCTGCGGGCCCTGGAGCAGGTGCCGCAGCCGCTGCGGTCGCTGGCCTCGCGGGCCTCCCGGCAGCTGGCGGAGGCGCAGCGTCGTACGGCGATCGCACACGGTGCTTGGGCAGTGTCGCTGGCCGACGTGGTGGGGCCGTTCTTCCTCACCAACCCCGACGAGATGTTCAGCCTGGACGGGTTCCACCCGAGCCCCTCGGGATACAAGCGGACGGCCAAGGCACTCGTCCCCTCGGTCCTCGCGGCCATGGGCGCCCACGACGAGGAGCTGCCGTTCGGCCACCACGCGCCCTGGGAGCGGGCGGCGCAGGAGGCGCAGGAGTAG
- a CDS encoding FMN-binding glutamate synthase family protein — protein sequence MKWTRAAGLGAAALGAVAVRDLTQKEHALKRNYPVVANARYWLERIGPELRQYIVTSNDEERPFSRDQRAWVYQSAKRLDNYVGFGTDNDVEHLDGYPIIKHTTFIGRGAATGRHAGEGVPIPAAKVLGGPRGRAKAFRPASVINISAMSFGSLSAPAVTALNKGAQLAGCLHNTGEGGMSSYHLQGGDLIYQIGTAYFGCRDEQGRFSLDRLVERIEGSPVKAIEIKLSQGAKPGLGGMLPGAKVTGEISEIRGIPEGVDCASPSRHSAFHDTDSMLDVVEQIADATGLPVGIKSAVGNLQFWDLLVEHMADRQRGVDFVTIDGGEGGTGAAPQVFSDAVAYPFRIGFSQVHRRFVEAGLADDVVFIGSGKLGIPENAVVGFALGCDLINVGREAMLSIGCIQAQKCHTDHCPTGVATQNKWFMRGLDPEDKSVRCANYIVSLRRDLLKLSEAVGVDHPGLITPDDVDIVVAQKGIRPLADVYGYDGAAACGVLGPELAEEIAEIMRRQADEAEQKAREASPSH from the coding sequence ATGAAGTGGACCCGTGCCGCGGGCCTCGGTGCGGCCGCCCTGGGGGCGGTGGCCGTTCGGGACCTCACCCAGAAGGAACATGCCCTCAAGCGCAACTACCCCGTCGTGGCGAACGCGCGCTACTGGCTCGAGCGGATCGGCCCCGAGCTGCGGCAGTACATCGTCACCAGCAACGACGAGGAGCGCCCGTTCAGCAGGGATCAGCGGGCCTGGGTCTACCAGTCGGCCAAGCGGCTGGACAACTACGTCGGCTTCGGCACCGACAACGACGTGGAGCACCTCGACGGCTATCCGATCATCAAGCACACCACCTTCATCGGCCGCGGCGCCGCGACCGGCCGGCACGCCGGCGAGGGCGTCCCGATCCCGGCCGCCAAGGTGCTCGGCGGCCCCCGCGGACGCGCCAAGGCGTTCCGCCCCGCGTCGGTCATCAACATCTCTGCGATGAGCTTCGGCTCGCTGTCCGCCCCGGCCGTGACCGCCCTCAACAAGGGGGCGCAGCTGGCGGGCTGCCTGCACAACACCGGCGAGGGCGGGATGTCGTCCTACCATCTCCAGGGCGGCGACCTGATCTACCAGATCGGTACGGCGTACTTCGGCTGTCGCGACGAGCAGGGCCGCTTCTCCCTGGACCGCCTGGTCGAGCGGATCGAGGGCTCGCCGGTGAAGGCGATCGAGATCAAGCTCTCCCAGGGCGCGAAGCCCGGACTGGGCGGCATGCTGCCCGGCGCCAAGGTGACCGGCGAGATCTCCGAGATCCGCGGCATCCCCGAGGGCGTCGACTGCGCCAGCCCGTCGCGGCACTCGGCCTTCCACGACACCGACTCGATGCTGGACGTGGTCGAGCAGATCGCCGACGCCACCGGCCTGCCGGTGGGGATCAAGTCGGCCGTCGGCAACCTGCAGTTCTGGGACCTGCTCGTGGAGCATATGGCCGACCGGCAGCGCGGCGTCGACTTCGTCACCATCGACGGCGGCGAGGGCGGCACCGGAGCCGCGCCGCAGGTCTTCTCCGACGCCGTCGCCTACCCCTTCCGGATCGGCTTCTCCCAGGTGCACCGCCGCTTCGTCGAGGCGGGCCTCGCCGACGACGTGGTGTTCATCGGCAGCGGCAAGCTCGGCATCCCCGAGAACGCGGTCGTCGGCTTCGCGCTCGGCTGCGACCTGATCAACGTGGGACGCGAGGCGATGCTGTCCATCGGGTGCATCCAGGCACAGAAGTGCCACACCGACCACTGCCCGACCGGGGTGGCGACGCAGAACAAGTGGTTCATGCGCGGCCTGGACCCCGAGGACAAGTCGGTGCGCTGCGCGAACTACATCGTCTCGCTGCGGCGCGACCTGCTGAAGCTGTCCGAGGCCGTCGGGGTCGACCACCCGGGCCTCATCACTCCGGACGACGTGGACATCGTGGTCGCCCAGAAGGGCATCCGCCCGCTCGCCGACGTCTACGGGTACGACGGCGCGGCCGCCTGTGGGGTTCTCGGTCCCGAGCTGGCCGAGGAGATCGCCGAGATCATGCGGCGCCAGGCCGACGAGGCGGAGCAGAAGGCGCGGGAGGCGAGCCCTTCACACTGA
- the otsB gene encoding trehalose-phosphatase, which produces MEWTSPRSRQRYDDLLAAADRSVAAFDFDGTLSPIVDDPTRARIHPDAPELLLELGESFRAIAVVTGRPARQAIALADLDDLGARLTERGRELRVLGQYGNERWSSTERRIVSPRPPKGLASFERELPEILRNARAEDAWVEEKGLAVAIHTRRMAHPNEAMERLAPLVADAAAEHGLTLEPGRNVLEVRAAGMDKGDAVRRLVAELDAGGFLFCGDDLGDLEAFRAVAELRDQGLAGLLVASGSTEETALHELADVVVDGPEGVLDLLRTLTGDLRDRDRHPA; this is translated from the coding sequence ATGGAGTGGACGTCTCCCCGGTCCCGACAGCGGTACGACGACCTGCTGGCCGCCGCCGACCGCTCGGTCGCCGCCTTCGACTTCGACGGCACCCTCTCCCCCATCGTGGACGACCCGACCCGGGCGCGGATCCACCCGGACGCGCCCGAGCTGCTCCTGGAGCTCGGCGAGTCCTTCCGGGCCATCGCGGTGGTCACCGGGCGCCCGGCCCGGCAGGCGATCGCCCTCGCCGACCTGGACGATCTCGGCGCCCGGCTGACCGAGCGGGGCCGCGAGCTGCGGGTGCTGGGGCAGTACGGCAACGAGCGCTGGTCCTCCACGGAGCGGCGGATCGTCTCCCCGCGCCCGCCGAAGGGCCTGGCCAGCTTCGAGCGGGAGCTGCCGGAGATCCTGCGCAACGCCCGCGCCGAGGATGCCTGGGTGGAGGAGAAGGGCCTGGCGGTGGCGATCCACACCCGACGGATGGCTCACCCGAACGAGGCGATGGAGCGGCTCGCGCCGCTCGTGGCCGACGCCGCGGCCGAGCACGGCCTGACCCTGGAGCCGGGGCGCAACGTGCTGGAGGTCCGCGCGGCCGGCATGGACAAGGGGGACGCCGTACGCCGTCTCGTGGCCGAGCTGGATGCGGGCGGCTTCCTCTTCTGCGGCGACGACCTCGGCGACCTCGAGGCCTTCCGCGCGGTGGCCGAGCTCCGCGACCAGGGGCTGGCCGGGCTGCTGGTGGCGTCGGGCTCGACGGAGGAGACTGCCCTGCACGAGCTGGCCGATGTGGTCGTCGACGGCCCCGAGGGGGTCCTCGACCTGCTGCGCACGCTCACCGGCGACCTGCGCGACCGGGACCGTCACCCCGCCTGA
- the groL gene encoding chaperonin GroEL (60 kDa chaperone family; promotes refolding of misfolded polypeptides especially under stressful conditions; forms two stacked rings of heptamers to form a barrel-shaped 14mer; ends can be capped by GroES; misfolded proteins enter the barrel where they are refolded when GroES binds), protein MPKLIAFNEEARRGLEQGMNTLADAVKVTLGPKGRNVVLEKKWGAPTITNDGVSIAKEIELEDPYEKIGAELVKEVAKKTDDVAGDGTTTATVLAQAMVREGLRNVAAGANPMGLKRGIETAAGAVSEQLLAMAKDVETKEQIASTASISAADPTVGEIIAEAMDKVGKEGVITVEESNTFGLDLELTEGMRFDKGYISAYFVTDTERMEAVLDDPYILIANSKISNVKDLLPLLEKVMQSGKPLVIIAEDVDGEALSTLVVNKIRGTFKSVAVKAPGFGDRRKAMLQDIAILTGGQVISEEVGLKLESAGLELLGQARKVVVTKDETTIVEGSGDQAQIEGRVNQIRAEIEKSDSDYDREKLQERLAKLAGGVAVIKVGAATEVELKERKHRIEDAVRNAKAAVEEGIVAGGGVALLQAAAAAFDKLDLTGDEETGAEIVRKATEAPLKQIAVNAGLEGGVVAEKVRSLPAGEGLNAATGQYVDMIAEGIIDPAKVTRSALQNAASIAALFLTTEAVIADKPEKAPAMPGGDMGGMGGMDF, encoded by the coding sequence ATGCCGAAGCTGATTGCTTTCAACGAGGAGGCCCGCCGCGGGCTGGAGCAGGGGATGAACACCCTGGCCGACGCGGTGAAGGTCACCCTGGGCCCCAAGGGCCGCAATGTCGTCCTGGAGAAGAAGTGGGGCGCCCCGACGATCACCAACGACGGTGTGTCCATCGCCAAGGAGATCGAGCTCGAGGACCCCTACGAGAAGATCGGCGCCGAGCTGGTCAAGGAGGTCGCGAAGAAGACCGACGACGTCGCCGGTGACGGCACGACGACGGCCACCGTCCTCGCCCAGGCCATGGTCCGCGAGGGCCTGCGCAACGTCGCCGCGGGCGCGAACCCGATGGGTCTCAAGCGCGGCATCGAGACCGCGGCCGGAGCCGTGTCCGAGCAGCTGCTCGCCATGGCCAAGGACGTCGAGACCAAGGAGCAGATCGCGTCCACCGCGAGCATCTCCGCGGCCGACCCGACCGTCGGCGAGATCATCGCCGAGGCGATGGACAAGGTCGGCAAGGAAGGCGTCATCACCGTCGAGGAGTCCAACACCTTCGGGCTCGACCTCGAGCTGACCGAGGGGATGCGCTTCGACAAGGGCTACATCTCGGCCTACTTCGTCACCGACACCGAGCGCATGGAGGCGGTGCTGGATGACCCGTACATCCTGATCGCGAACTCCAAGATCTCCAACGTCAAGGACCTGCTGCCGCTGCTGGAGAAGGTCATGCAGTCCGGCAAGCCGCTGGTGATCATCGCCGAGGACGTCGACGGCGAGGCGCTGTCCACGCTGGTCGTGAACAAGATCCGCGGCACCTTCAAGTCCGTCGCCGTCAAGGCCCCGGGCTTCGGTGACCGCCGCAAGGCCATGCTGCAGGACATCGCGATCCTGACCGGTGGCCAGGTCATCTCCGAGGAGGTCGGCCTCAAGCTGGAGAGCGCCGGGCTCGAGCTGCTCGGCCAGGCCCGCAAGGTCGTCGTGACCAAGGACGAGACCACCATCGTCGAGGGCTCGGGCGACCAGGCCCAGATCGAGGGTCGGGTCAACCAGATCCGCGCCGAGATCGAGAAGTCCGACTCCGACTACGACCGCGAGAAGCTGCAGGAGCGGCTGGCCAAGCTGGCCGGCGGCGTCGCGGTGATCAAGGTCGGCGCGGCCACCGAGGTCGAGCTGAAGGAGCGCAAGCACCGCATCGAGGACGCCGTCCGCAACGCGAAGGCCGCCGTCGAGGAGGGCATCGTCGCCGGTGGCGGCGTGGCGCTGCTCCAGGCCGCGGCCGCTGCGTTCGACAAGCTGGACCTGACCGGCGATGAGGAGACGGGGGCCGAGATCGTCCGCAAGGCGACCGAGGCTCCGCTGAAGCAGATCGCGGTCAACGCCGGCCTCGAGGGCGGCGTCGTGGCGGAGAAGGTGCGCTCGCTCCCCGCGGGCGAGGGCCTCAACGCGGCCACCGGTCAGTACGTCGACATGATCGCCGAGGGCATCATCGACCCGGCGAAGGTCACCCGGTCCGCGCTGCAGAACGCCGCGTCCATCGCCGCGCTGTTCCTCACCACCGAGGCCGTCATCGCCGACAAGCCGGAGAAGGCTCCGGCCATGCCGGGCGGCGACATGGGCGGCATGGGGGGCATGGACTTCTGA
- a CDS encoding cysteine desulfurase-like protein has protein sequence MSADYDVDRVRAHFPQVAGGMAFFDGPGGTQTPVPVADAIRDALVAPLSNRWRGILAGRNADDLVLGFRSAMADFLAVDPGGVVYGRSMTQLTMDTARALAREWGPGDEIVLTRLEHDANVRPWVIAAERVGATVRWADPDPETGELPVSAVTDQLSDRTRLVAITAASNLIGTMPDLPAIAAAVHEHGALMYVDAVHYAAHELVDMEGLGADLLACSPYKFLGPHCGVLAGRPEVLQGIHPDKLLPSTEEVPERFELGTLPYEAMAGVTAAVDFLADLVPGEGSRRERLERSYAGLHEHEDRLRVRIEEGLGDLPGEVTLWSRAARRTPTLTFTIAGRDLIEGSTFLAERGVSAPSDAFYAHELAQVLALGDDGGMRVGLAPYTSDADVDLLLESLTDWLRR, from the coding sequence GTGAGCGCGGACTACGACGTCGACCGGGTCCGCGCGCACTTCCCGCAGGTGGCGGGCGGGATGGCGTTCTTCGACGGGCCGGGCGGCACCCAGACCCCCGTCCCCGTGGCCGACGCGATCCGCGACGCCCTGGTCGCGCCGCTGTCCAACCGGTGGCGGGGCATCCTCGCCGGGCGCAACGCTGACGACCTGGTGCTCGGGTTCCGGTCCGCGATGGCGGACTTCCTCGCCGTCGATCCCGGCGGGGTGGTCTACGGCCGGAGCATGACCCAGCTGACCATGGACACGGCGCGGGCGCTGGCGCGGGAGTGGGGCCCGGGCGACGAGATCGTCCTGACCCGGCTCGAGCACGACGCGAACGTGCGCCCCTGGGTGATCGCCGCCGAGCGGGTCGGCGCCACCGTGCGCTGGGCGGACCCGGACCCCGAGACCGGCGAGCTGCCGGTGAGCGCGGTGACCGACCAGCTCTCTGACCGCACCCGGTTGGTGGCGATCACCGCCGCCTCCAACCTGATCGGCACCATGCCGGACCTGCCGGCGATCGCCGCGGCGGTGCACGAGCACGGGGCGCTGATGTACGTCGACGCCGTGCACTACGCCGCCCACGAGCTGGTCGACATGGAGGGCCTGGGCGCGGACCTGCTCGCGTGCTCGCCCTACAAGTTCCTCGGCCCGCACTGCGGTGTCCTGGCCGGCCGTCCCGAGGTGCTGCAGGGGATCCACCCGGACAAGCTGCTGCCGAGCACGGAGGAGGTGCCCGAGCGGTTCGAGCTCGGGACGCTACCCTACGAGGCGATGGCCGGGGTGACCGCGGCGGTGGACTTCCTGGCCGACCTGGTCCCCGGTGAGGGGAGTCGGCGCGAGCGGTTGGAGCGGTCCTACGCCGGACTGCACGAGCACGAGGACCGGCTCCGCGTCCGGATCGAGGAGGGGCTGGGCGACCTGCCCGGTGAGGTGACGCTGTGGTCCCGCGCGGCCCGGCGTACTCCCACGCTGACGTTCACCATCGCCGGGCGCGACCTGATCGAGGGGTCGACCTTCCTGGCCGAGCGCGGGGTGAGCGCGCCGAGCGATGCGTTCTACGCCCACGAGCTGGCCCAGGTCCTCGCGCTCGGGGACGACGGTGGGATGCGGGTCGGGCTGGCGCCCTACACCAGCGACGCGGACGTGGACCTGCTGTTGGAGTCCCTGACGGACTGGTTGAGGCGCTGA
- a CDS encoding LytR C-terminal domain-containing protein → MAPLPQRFHAARTRSEAGVAFPSPVVILSIIAVVMAGVSFVATRDSGPAEREITTVSQPSAGPSESPSRTGEPEIAEGKKIAKKKPKPIDRSSTYVVVFNNSGITGLAGSYADTAAGLGWQVVGSDNWRGLIPSSTVYYPPGMERAAKQLALDLGISRVSSAVDPMSMDQLTVILTADAA, encoded by the coding sequence ATGGCGCCCCTTCCCCAGCGCTTCCACGCCGCCCGGACCCGCTCCGAGGCCGGTGTCGCCTTCCCCTCCCCGGTGGTGATCCTCTCGATCATCGCCGTGGTCATGGCCGGCGTCTCGTTCGTCGCGACCCGCGACTCCGGGCCCGCCGAGCGCGAGATCACCACCGTCTCCCAGCCCTCGGCCGGCCCGTCGGAGTCCCCGAGCCGCACCGGCGAGCCGGAGATCGCCGAGGGCAAGAAGATCGCGAAGAAGAAGCCCAAGCCGATCGACCGCTCGTCGACCTACGTCGTGGTCTTCAACAACTCCGGCATCACCGGCCTGGCCGGCAGCTACGCCGACACCGCGGCCGGCCTGGGCTGGCAGGTCGTCGGCTCGGACAACTGGCGCGGGCTGATCCCCAGCTCGACCGTCTACTACCCGCCGGGCATGGAGCGGGCCGCCAAGCAGCTCGCGCTCGACCTCGGCATCAGCCGGGTCTCCTCGGCCGTGGACCCGATGAGCATGGACCAGCTCACGGTGATCCTCACCGCCGACGCCGCCTGA